A single window of Kitasatospora sp. HUAS MG31 DNA harbors:
- the sph gene encoding sphingomyelin phosphodiesterase, with the protein MPQPLIRRTSRPAAAALTAAVLAVTPLALAPAAQAATGETAATVQTEGAPVTVAPLNVLTYNVFLMSKNLYPNWGQDHRAQAIADADFFQGHDVVVLQEAFDNAASDALVARASDEYPYHTPVVGRSTSGWDATSGSYSSTTPEDGGVTLLSKWPILRKEQYVFKDACGADWWSNKGFVYAVLDVNGVRTHVVGTHLQSTDSGCSSGQPATVRAAQLTAMKTFLDGKRIPASEPVLVAGDLNVDFHGSEYPSMLADGNLAPASSRTGWTNSFDTTDNSIAAYRYPGEPNEDLDYVLYRADHARPQSYGNDVHRFHSTPWTVSSWGKSYTYNDLSDHYPVIAG; encoded by the coding sequence ATGCCCCAGCCCCTCATCCGCCGCACCTCGCGTCCGGCCGCCGCGGCCCTCACCGCGGCGGTCCTGGCCGTCACCCCGCTGGCCCTGGCCCCCGCCGCGCAGGCCGCCACCGGCGAGACCGCCGCCACCGTCCAGACCGAGGGTGCGCCGGTCACCGTGGCGCCCCTGAACGTGCTCACCTACAACGTCTTCCTGATGAGCAAGAACCTGTACCCGAACTGGGGTCAGGACCACCGCGCCCAGGCGATCGCCGACGCGGACTTCTTCCAGGGCCACGACGTGGTGGTCCTCCAGGAGGCGTTCGACAACGCCGCCTCCGACGCGCTGGTCGCCCGGGCGTCGGACGAGTACCCGTACCACACGCCCGTGGTCGGCCGGTCGACCAGCGGCTGGGACGCCACCAGCGGCAGCTACAGCTCCACCACCCCGGAGGACGGCGGCGTCACCCTGCTCAGCAAGTGGCCGATCCTGCGCAAGGAGCAGTACGTCTTCAAGGACGCCTGCGGCGCCGACTGGTGGTCCAACAAGGGCTTCGTCTACGCGGTGCTGGACGTCAACGGGGTGCGCACCCACGTGGTCGGCACCCACCTGCAGTCCACCGACTCGGGCTGCTCCAGCGGCCAGCCGGCCACCGTCCGGGCCGCCCAGCTGACCGCCATGAAGACCTTCCTGGACGGCAAGAGAATCCCGGCCTCGGAGCCGGTCCTGGTCGCCGGCGACCTCAACGTGGACTTCCACGGCTCCGAGTACCCGTCGATGCTGGCCGACGGCAACCTGGCGCCCGCGAGCTCCCGCACCGGCTGGACGAACTCCTTCGACACCACCGACAACTCCATCGCCGCCTACCGCTACCCGGGCGAGCCGAACGAGGACCTGGACTACGTGCTCTACCGGGCCGACCACGCCCGCCCGCAGAGCTACGGCAACGACGTGCACCGCTTCCACAGCACGCCGTGGACGGTGAGCAGCTGGGGCAAGAGCTACACCTACAACGACCTCTCCGACCACTACCCGGTGATCGCGGGCTGA